TATATGAAAGTTGAGTATGGCACTCCGATTGCTATCATAATAATTGTATAGCTACTTAGCATATCTGAAACTGTTTGATATCGGCCAAGGTAATAACAAATGGAGCCAATTAGTATTGCTAGTAAAATTGCATGGCCGAGATATAATTCTTTTTTATGTGCTCTAATAAATGTGGCTTGAGAGAATATAATATGATTCGCAATGACCGTAACAGTGAGCATTGAGAATTGGAATGGTGGCAATATTCGTGACGCGATAGCGAGGTTGTTATAATTAATAAATAGGATGCCACCATTTAATATTGCTACTGAAGCAAGTAAAATTCCAATTGATTGTTTGAATGATTTTTGGAAATAATATTCAAGTAGCGCGTTGTCATTATTCGCAATGCACTGACAAAATAATGGTGTTTTTGTGTTTATCCAGGCCATAGCAAAAACACTCAAAGCGCTTGTAATTGTTAGGCTCATCCCAACTTGACCTGCAATGACAGGGCCGTGATATTTAAATGCAATTGGTGTAAAAATTTGAAAAATAAAATAACCACTTAACCAACTTAATGCTATTTTCCATTGCATTGGCCAAATATCATTTTTCCACGAAATAGCCTCTTCTGAGTGTTTTTCATGTAATACGTCAAATATAAAGTGACGGAAATTATTATATAGCCAAAATGTACTTGTTAATAAAATAACAGTAGCGGCTGCCGCACTTATGAATAATTTCGTACCTAATGACAATAAAATCCATGAGATTGAATTTGAAGTGATGGATTGAATAAATTTAAATTTCGCAATTTGTGCTAAAAAACCAGACCCTTCGAACAAGGATATCAGTGGAGAAATAAATAAGTTTCCACTGGCAGCAATAACAAGGAAAATCCAAGGTAGTTGCCAGTTGATAGATGGATCTCTTAATTGGGAGTTGAAAAAGCTATAACCAAATATAAGAAGCCCAGTTAGCATTGCAATGGAGCAAATTAAGTACCATCTAATTGCTAACTTAAATAAGTATTTCAATCGACGTACTGATGGTTTGTCGCCGGATAACTTGCCATCACGCCAAGATAACTTAGCCATTTCGTGGCTAGCAAATTGGGAAAGTACATTGCTAAATCCAAGTTCAAAAAAAATTTGCATAGCCAAAATACTTGAGAATGTATAATAAAATCCCTGTTCTGTATTTGAAAGCTTAGTTGATATGAGATAGATTGTTATTAATCCAGCTGCGTTGGTCCAAACTCGAGTCATTATAGTATACATAATTGCCGAGTCAATTCCAAGCAAGTCCCAGATTCGGGATGCACTTAGCTTTATACTAGTGTTTTTATAAAGTAATAAAACTTTGCTAAATTTCAAAGCGAAATCCTTGCCGCTTAAGTCGGGAGTGGTTGGTGCTTTTTGAGCAAGTAATCAGTAAGTAAGATTTAATTGATATATTTTTAATATTGTGGCAGGCGACTTATTTTTGTTTAGTGCAATCCTGTTAATAATTTTAGGATGTTAGTTATAATTCTCTGTATTCGGTAAGTGGTTATGCTATTTGGGTGGTGTAAATGTATAAATTATAGTTGATATTATATGTAAAAGTTGCTGCTTTGTTAGTTCGTATTGTGGTTTGTGTGATTGATTTCTTCATTTAAATACCATTTAACAGTTCTTATAATTGCGTCTTCAAGCGACATGGGTGACCGCAAATTCAATTCTTTTTGAATGCGCATAATGTCGGGAACATAGTATGTGGGTTTTTTTATCGTTGATGATTGATTAAGAATTTTAATTGGAATATTTTTTTTGCAAACGTAGCCGACTGTTTTGGCTAACTCTTCAATTGATATGGCTTTGTCAGAACCTACATTGTAGGCCTTACCTGATTTCCCTCTTAATAGTATTGCCCAGAGCCATGCACTCATATCTGCGGCATATAAATAACTACGGTACGCGGAACCATCTCCTTTTATAATAATTTCTTGATTGTCTAGGACTGAGCGGATGAAATTTCCAATTGCAAAATGTTTGTCTAATGGTAAGTGAGGTCCAACTAAAGAGAAAACCCGTGCAATTTTAACTTCAAATAAATCACTTGCAGCTTGAATGGATAACCATTCCGATACCCGTTTACCTTCTGCATATGCGGAAGATGCCAAGAGTGGGTCAGGCCCGCCAATATGAGATTCTGTAACCTGAGTTACTCCATTTGGAAAGGGACCGTAAATTGCACCTGAGCTTATGAGAAGCAATGTTCTTGCATTGCATTTATTCGCCAAGGAAATTATTTGGCGTGTTCCATCATGGCATGTTGCGAATATTTCGTCAGGAGATGCGTCACCGCAGACATCTGTGGCTGCATGTATGATGCAATCAATTTTTTTATTTGGGATTGTAAAATTTTTTACATCACCTTTTATCCACTCAATCTGATTATTCAGATGTGGCCACTGTTGGATAAAATGATCAGGATTTCTACTAAGTGCAGTAATTTTACAGTCAATGTTAAGCCTTTTTCGGGCATCTAATAGCGTTGCCAATAGCCATTTTCCAATAAAACCAGTTGCCCCCGTTATGAATATATGTTGGCCAGTTAGTACTTTCCATGATTCTATACCTAATAGATCATGACATCTTTTTAAATCTTCTATGGGGATGCTTAGTTCTTGGAGATCGGCTGGTGAAGTATTTTTCATTTTATTTCATTGTTTTGATCATAGCGATGCTTCGATTTTTGGGTAAAATTTTATTATTTTTTCGCTTATAGTATTAAGATCAATTCCATGCTCTTGAAGCAAATATTCGTAAGTTCCACAGTGCTCTGAAAAGCGATCTTCTACCCCAATGCGCAAAACCTTCACTGGGTAATGTTGACTTGTGATTTCTGCAACGGCAGCTCCAAGACCACCAAAAATTGAATGTTCTTCCAGCGTAATGAGGCCGTTGCAAATTTGTGCTGCTGTACAAACACTATTGATATCAAGTGGTTTAAGGCTTGGAGCGCTCCAAACGGATAAATTATGGTTATGTCCTAATGTCAGAGCGGTGCGAACCATTGAACCAGTTGCAATTAGTCCGGGTCGATCATTCTTTCCTTCGTGGATTTGTAGCAAGTGTCCAGAACTAAATTGAGCTATAATGTTACTGTGTACATCCCCTCGGTCTGCTTTTCCCATTCGTAAGTAAACTGGACAGCGTGCAGCGTAAGCATATTCCATGCTTGCTATCATTTCAAAACGATCAGCAGGCGAAAGTATCTCTATCCCGGGAGTGGCACGCATACATGCGATGTCTTCAGTTGATTGATGGCTGGTGCCAAGGTGACTATAAACAAAGCCTGCACCATCCCCGAGTAAAACAACGGGGAGATTGTCATGGGCAATGTCTAGTTTTATTTGCTCTACTGTCCGTATCGGAATGAATGCTGAAAGTCCATATACAAATGGTCGGAACCCAATGCGGGCTAATCCTGCCGCCATGCCAACCATGTTTTGCTCAGCAATGCCCGCATTTATGTATTGATCAGGACATTTTTTTCGAAATTCATCGAATAATGCATACCCATGATCGCCAGTCAGGAGTAGTAAATTTTTGTCTGCCTGAGCAAGTTTGACCAGTGTATTTGAAAATGCATCTCTCACTATTTTGCCCCAGTAAGGCCGAGTGCCCTGATAGCATCAGCAAAAGTATTTGTATCTAAACGAGTATAATGCCAGCGGTTGTCGGACTCCATAAAGGGGACACCCTTTCCTTTTATGGTTTTGGCAATTAATGCTTTCGGTTTTTCATTTTTACGAGCCCAAAGATGTCTGATAGCTGAACTAACTTCAATTTCATTGTGGCCATCAACTTCTAATGTATCAAATCCGAAGCTGATAAATTTTTTTGACAGGTCGCCTAGTGCTAGGACGTCATCAGTTTCCCCCATCGCCTGGAATCCATTTTTATCGACAATCAGCATTAGATTGTTTAATTTGTGGTGAGACGAAATTAAGGCTCCTTCCCAGATTGGGCCTTCATTCAACTCACCATCGCCAACAATCGCATATACTTTCTGATCTGAATTCTGTCGCAGTAGCCCCATTGCAATTCCAACACCAATAGAGAAACCATGGCCGAGTGATCCTGAGGTTACCTCAAGCCCTGGGGTTCTTGAATCTGATAGGCCTTTTAGTTGGCTGCCATTTTTGAAGTAATTATTAATATCTTTATCTGTTAGCCAACCCAACTCATACATGCAGGCATACTGCGCCATCACGCCATGCCCTTTGCTAAGGATCAAATAATCTCGATCCACCGCGCGAGGATTGTTATCTGGGTACCTCAGGTACTCTCGATACAAAACAGCAAGTAATTCAATAATTGAAAATGCACAGCCAATATGTACAGTTGATCCCGTCATTGCCAGTTCCAAAACGGTCCGACGTAAGCGAGAGGGAAGAAAGCTAGTATTGTGGTCCGATGACATATTGCTGTGCATATTATTCGTCATTAGAAGTTAACTCCGAAAAAAGCTTCTAACTTCTCGGCAATGTAGTCCAGCTGTTCTTTGCTCAGCCCCGGGAAGGTGCCCAGCCAGAAGGTCTGGTTCATCACGACATCCGTATTGGCCAGCTCCCCACTTACCCGGAAATTACGCCCTGCCATATAGGGTTGCTTGGTCAGGTTGCCGGCAAACAGCAGGCGGGTGCCAATCTTGTTCTGTTCCAGATAATCAATCAACACCGCGCGTTGTACTCCTGCGCTTTCCTTGAGGATGAGCGGGAAGCCGAACCAGCTTGGTTCCGAGT
The sequence above is drawn from the Aquitalea denitrificans genome and encodes:
- a CDS encoding NAD-dependent epimerase/dehydratase family protein translates to MKNTSPADLQELSIPIEDLKRCHDLLGIESWKVLTGQHIFITGATGFIGKWLLATLLDARKRLNIDCKITALSRNPDHFIQQWPHLNNQIEWIKGDVKNFTIPNKKIDCIIHAATDVCGDASPDEIFATCHDGTRQIISLANKCNARTLLLISSGAIYGPFPNGVTQVTESHIGGPDPLLASSAYAEGKRVSEWLSIQAASDLFEVKIARVFSLVGPHLPLDKHFAIGNFIRSVLDNQEIIIKGDGSAYRSYLYAADMSAWLWAILLRGKSGKAYNVGSDKAISIEELAKTVGYVCKKNIPIKILNQSSTIKKPTYYVPDIMRIQKELNLRSPMSLEDAIIRTVKWYLNEEINHTNHNTN
- a CDS encoding transketolase family protein, translating into MRDAFSNTLVKLAQADKNLLLLTGDHGYALFDEFRKKCPDQYINAGIAEQNMVGMAAGLARIGFRPFVYGLSAFIPIRTVEQIKLDIAHDNLPVVLLGDGAGFVYSHLGTSHQSTEDIACMRATPGIEILSPADRFEMIASMEYAYAARCPVYLRMGKADRGDVHSNIIAQFSSGHLLQIHEGKNDRPGLIATGSMVRTALTLGHNHNLSVWSAPSLKPLDINSVCTAAQICNGLITLEEHSIFGGLGAAVAEITSQHYPVKVLRIGVEDRFSEHCGTYEYLLQEHGIDLNTISEKIIKFYPKIEASL
- a CDS encoding transketolase yields the protein MTGSTVHIGCAFSIIELLAVLYREYLRYPDNNPRAVDRDYLILSKGHGVMAQYACMYELGWLTDKDINNYFKNGSQLKGLSDSRTPGLEVTSGSLGHGFSIGVGIAMGLLRQNSDQKVYAIVGDGELNEGPIWEGALISSHHKLNNLMLIVDKNGFQAMGETDDVLALGDLSKKFISFGFDTLEVDGHNEIEVSSAIRHLWARKNEKPKALIAKTIKGKGVPFMESDNRWHYTRLDTNTFADAIRALGLTGAK